The proteins below are encoded in one region of Maribacter aestuarii:
- the tatC gene encoding twin-arginine translocase subunit TatC — protein MAKKTSVPHNEMSFLDHLEELRWHLIRSVLAVVIIGIVAFVFSGFIFDVIIFGPSRMNFPTYEFFCKAATYINIESDFCKDKLPFTIQSRMMSGQFSADIWTAIWVGIIVGFPYVLWELWKFISPGLHPNERKHSRGFILIASILFFMGVLFGYYVVAPLSINFLGTYQVSEIVLNEFDLDSYIGTVRSAVLACGILFELPIIIYFLTKVGLVTPEIMKKYRKIALVIVLILSAVITPPDVASQVIVAIPVLILYQVSIFISKRVLKSEAKREAKKAKKNVKPS, from the coding sequence ATGGCTAAAAAAACCAGCGTACCACACAACGAAATGTCTTTTCTTGACCATTTGGAAGAACTTCGATGGCATCTTATACGCTCCGTACTGGCAGTAGTCATCATCGGTATAGTGGCCTTTGTATTTAGCGGCTTTATTTTTGATGTTATCATTTTTGGTCCTTCACGAATGAATTTTCCGACGTATGAATTTTTCTGCAAGGCAGCGACTTATATTAATATAGAATCGGACTTTTGTAAGGACAAATTACCCTTCACGATTCAAAGTAGAATGATGTCCGGTCAGTTCTCTGCAGATATCTGGACCGCTATTTGGGTTGGCATTATAGTCGGTTTTCCCTATGTTCTATGGGAATTATGGAAATTCATCAGTCCAGGTCTACATCCCAACGAAAGGAAGCATTCCCGTGGGTTCATTTTAATAGCGTCGATCCTGTTCTTCATGGGCGTCTTGTTTGGATATTACGTTGTTGCCCCATTATCCATCAACTTTTTAGGTACGTATCAGGTCAGTGAGATAGTGCTAAACGAGTTTGACTTAGATTCCTATATAGGAACTGTAAGGTCTGCAGTACTAGCTTGTGGAATACTTTTTGAACTTCCTATAATTATTTACTTTTTGACCAAGGTCGGTCTGGTCACCCCGGAAATCATGAAAAAATACCGTAAAATCGCTCTTGTTATTGTCTTAATACTATCTGCGGTAATTACACCTCCCGATGTCGCTAGTCAAGTGATAGTAGCGATTCCTGTATTGATACTTTACCAAGTGAGTATATTTATCTCTAAGCGTGTTTTGAAAAGCGAAGCAAAAAGAGAAGCCAAAAAAGCCAAGAAGAATGTCAAACCCAGTTGA
- a CDS encoding KpsF/GutQ family sugar-phosphate isomerase: MNNTLTAASTILDLAKKTIETERDAIGHLASLLDNDFAESVNCILKSKGRVVISGIGKSAIIAAKIVATLNSTGTPAIFMHAGDAIHGDLGTIQEDDVVICISKSGSTPEIKMLVPLIKRGRNKLIGMTGSAESFLAKQANFIISTYVDREACPNDLAPTTSTTAQLVMGDALAIVLLELRGFSKSDFAKYHPGGALGKRLYLRVSDIVQNNQVPKVQLQTEVKKVIVEISEKMLGVTAVLDGEKVVGIVTDGDIRRMLNDHDNIKGLTAKDIMTSNPKTILVDTLAITALELMQAKGISQLLAMDKDQYVGVIHLHNLINEGIL, encoded by the coding sequence TTGAATAATACATTGACAGCTGCGAGCACGATTCTTGATCTTGCTAAAAAAACTATTGAAACCGAACGCGATGCCATTGGCCACCTAGCAAGTCTTTTGGACAACGATTTTGCGGAATCTGTAAACTGTATCCTAAAATCAAAGGGAAGAGTTGTTATATCCGGTATTGGGAAAAGTGCCATAATCGCCGCAAAAATCGTCGCAACACTGAACTCTACCGGAACCCCTGCCATATTCATGCACGCCGGAGACGCCATTCATGGAGACTTGGGTACCATTCAAGAAGACGATGTCGTTATTTGTATTTCCAAAAGTGGTAGTACTCCGGAGATAAAAATGCTCGTTCCATTGATCAAAAGAGGTAGGAACAAGCTTATTGGCATGACCGGTAGTGCAGAATCATTCCTGGCAAAACAAGCAAATTTTATTATTAGCACTTATGTGGATAGAGAAGCTTGCCCTAACGATTTGGCGCCAACTACGAGCACTACGGCCCAATTGGTCATGGGAGATGCCCTTGCCATTGTTCTTTTGGAGCTTAGAGGGTTCAGCAAATCAGATTTTGCAAAATACCACCCGGGTGGAGCTTTGGGAAAAAGGTTATACCTAAGGGTTTCCGATATCGTTCAGAACAACCAAGTGCCGAAGGTGCAACTACAGACGGAAGTGAAAAAGGTTATTGTAGAGATTTCGGAAAAGATGCTCGGTGTTACTGCCGTTCTGGATGGAGAGAAAGTGGTTGGGATCGTTACCGACGGCGATATAAGACGTATGCTGAACGACCATGATAATATTAAGGGGCTAACCGCAAAGGATATTATGACATCCAATCCCAAAACCATTTTGGTGGATACGCTTGCCATAACCGCATTAGAATTGATGCAAGCAAAAGGAATTTCCCAATTATTGGCAATGGACAAAGACCAATATGTTGGCGTAATTCATCTACACAACTTAATTAACGAAGGTATTTTATAA
- a CDS encoding carboxymuconolactone decarboxylase family protein has translation MSNPVEEFNAYRSRMNDKLLSDNNKLIKRIFNLDTNAYAPGALDVKTKELLGLVASAVLRCDDCVKYHLESSHKEGATKEEVMETLGIATLVGGTIVVPHLRRAYEYWEALETNEG, from the coding sequence ATGTCAAACCCAGTTGAGGAATTTAACGCCTATCGTTCTCGGATGAACGATAAATTATTATCGGACAATAACAAGCTCATCAAACGGATTTTCAACCTAGACACCAATGCCTACGCTCCCGGCGCATTGGATGTAAAGACCAAGGAACTACTTGGTCTAGTAGCCTCTGCGGTACTGCGTTGCGATGATTGTGTAAAGTATCATTTGGAGAGCTCGCATAAAGAAGGCGCAACCAAGGAAGAGGTTATGGAGACCCTGGGCATTGCCACTCTTGTAGGGGGTACCATTGTAGTGCCACACTTAAGGCGGGCCTACGAGTACTGGGAAGCATTGGAAACTAACGAAGGTTAA
- a CDS encoding low molecular weight phosphatase family protein — MGKQNSQLFEAVKLQIEQLDTSTIADSRLPVLQALIEFIQEKRDAKKIINLNFICTHNSRRSHLSQIWAQTLAFHFGIKGVNCYSGGTEATAVFPTVKEILTTTGFEITNLSVGDNPVYSIKYAPNIHPSIGFSKTYDHSFNPSGNFAAVMTCSHADENCPFITGAEKRIPFTFDDPKAFDGTPSQIKKYEERSLEIATQLYYVFSRIR, encoded by the coding sequence ATGGGAAAACAAAACAGTCAGTTATTTGAAGCTGTCAAGCTTCAAATAGAACAATTGGATACAAGCACGATAGCCGACAGTCGATTACCTGTCCTTCAAGCATTAATTGAATTTATTCAAGAAAAACGGGATGCTAAGAAGATCATAAATTTAAACTTTATTTGTACCCACAATTCCAGAAGAAGTCATTTGTCCCAAATTTGGGCTCAAACCTTGGCGTTTCATTTTGGTATTAAGGGGGTCAATTGTTATTCCGGCGGCACTGAGGCTACCGCCGTATTTCCCACGGTGAAAGAAATTTTGACAACAACAGGTTTTGAGATTACGAACTTATCGGTAGGAGACAATCCTGTTTATAGCATCAAATATGCGCCCAATATCCATCCCAGCATTGGTTTTTCAAAAACTTATGACCATTCTTTTAATCCTTCCGGAAATTTCGCTGCAGTAATGACTTGCTCCCATGCTGACGAAAATTGTCCTTTTATTACAGGTGCTGAAAAAAGAATACCCTTCACATTTGATGATCCTAAGGCATTTGATGGTACTCCCTCTCAGATAAAAAAATATGAAGAACGGAGTTTAGAAATTGCCACTCAGTTGTACTATGTTTTTTCGAGGATAAGATGA
- the lptB gene encoding LPS export ABC transporter ATP-binding protein codes for MKLRAENIMKSYRGRRVVKGISLEVNQGEIVGLLGPNGAGKTTSFYMIVGLIKPNGGNIYLDDMEITNFPMYKRAQNGIGYLAQEASVFRKLSIEKNILSVLQLTKLSKKEQLMKMESLIEEFGLGHIRKNRGDLLSGGERRRTEIARALATDPKFILLDEPFAGVDPVAVEDIQRIVAQLKNKNIGILITDHNVQETLAITERSYLMFEGGILKSGIPEDLAADEMVRKVYLGQNFELRKKKLDF; via the coding sequence ATGAAGCTACGTGCTGAGAACATAATGAAATCCTACCGCGGTCGCCGCGTGGTGAAGGGTATTTCTCTGGAAGTGAACCAAGGGGAGATTGTAGGGCTTTTAGGGCCAAATGGTGCCGGTAAGACCACCTCGTTCTACATGATTGTTGGGTTAATTAAGCCCAATGGCGGAAACATTTATCTTGATGACATGGAAATCACCAATTTTCCCATGTACAAAAGAGCTCAAAACGGAATCGGGTACTTGGCACAGGAAGCATCCGTTTTTAGAAAGCTAAGCATTGAAAAGAATATTTTAAGCGTGCTACAATTAACAAAATTGAGCAAGAAAGAGCAGCTCATGAAGATGGAATCGCTCATAGAGGAATTTGGTCTTGGCCATATCCGTAAGAACAGGGGCGATTTACTTTCCGGTGGAGAACGAAGGCGAACGGAGATTGCCAGGGCTCTTGCGACCGACCCAAAATTTATATTGTTAGACGAACCATTTGCAGGGGTAGATCCGGTGGCCGTGGAGGACATTCAACGTATCGTTGCGCAACTCAAGAACAAAAATATTGGTATTTTGATTACCGATCATAACGTACAGGAAACCTTAGCCATAACGGAACGCTCCTACTTGATGTTCGAAGGGGGTATCCTCAAATCCGGTATTCCCGAGGATTTGGCAGCAGACGAAATGGTACGAAAGGTATATCTGGGGCAGAATTTTGAGCTGAGAAAGAAGAAATTGGATTTTTAA